The Arachis hypogaea cultivar Tifrunner chromosome 14, arahy.Tifrunner.gnm2.J5K5, whole genome shotgun sequence genome has a segment encoding these proteins:
- the LOC140178721 gene encoding uncharacterized protein, translated as MDDCKLLDLGFVGTRFTWKGGQRVGLDRVFKRLDRAISTSSWRTLFGDARIEVLSRVNSDHHPLLAVLRPEQFDGGEKPFRFEAMWSTHPDFFQFISGSWDRERWLPGALKELAVNLKRWNRDVFGNVFRKKRRILNRLGGIQRATDYGRNPFLKELEKRLVAELTEILNHEEILWMQKSRQQWFSLG; from the exons ATGGATGACTGCAAGCTCTTGGACCTTGGATTTGTTGGTACAAGATTTACTTGGAAAGGCGGACAAAGGGTGGGATTAGATAGAGTTTTCAAGAGGCTGGATAGAGCTATATCAACCTCTAGTTGGAGAACTCTCTTTGGTGATGCAAGAATTGAAGTTCTTTCGAGGGTCAATTCGGACCATCACCCCCTCTTGGCCGTCCTCAGACCAGAACAGTTTGATGGTGGGGAAAAGCCTTTCCGTTTTGAGGCGATGTGGAGTACCCACCCTGATTTCTTTCAGTTCATTAGTGGAAGTTGGGACAGAGAGCGTTGGCTACCGGGAGCTTTGAAGGAGTTAGCGGTGAACTTAAAAAGGTGGAACAGGGATGTTTTTGGTAATGTTTTCAGAAAAAAAAGGAGGATCTTGAACAGACTGGGAGGAATTCAAAGAGCAACAGATTATGGGAGAAATCCTTTTCTTAAGGAATTAGAGAAGCGGCTGGTAGCAGAGCTCACCGAAATCCTGAATCACGAAGAGATTTTATGGATGCAAAAATCCCGCCAGCAATG GTTCAGTTTGGGCTGA
- the LOC112744017 gene encoding homeobox-leucine zipper protein ANTHOCYANINLESS 2 isoform X2: MSFGGFLENKQGGGGARMVAEIPYSNGSSNHHHHHHHMEAATAATIMASGAISHPHLAKSMFNNSPALSLALQTNMDGQGDVMNNNNRLLVGDNNNNNNNNTTNNNNYEGNMMSNNNGLRRSREEEHESRSGSDNMDGASGDDDLDAADINNNKPRKKRYHRHTPQQIQELEALFKECPHPDEKQRLELSKRLCLETRQVKFWFQNRRTQMKTQLERHENTLLRQENDKLRAENMSLREAMRNPICTNCGGPTMIGEISLEEQHLRIENARLKDELDRVCALAGKFLGRPIPSIAPHPPLPNSSLELGVGNNNNSSNGGFVVGSTMPLGPDFVGMGISSNTLGVLSPTPPSRGIATTNGMNSSNTSSGYERSMVLELALGAMDELVKMAQSGEPLWIRGMEMGGREVLNHEEYSRTVTPCIGLRPNGFVSEASRETAIVIINSLPLVDTLMDSNRWSEMFPCMVARTSTTEVISSGINGTRNGALQLMQAELQVLSPLVPVREVNFLRFCKQHAEGVWAVVDVSIDTIREPSSAAPTFVSCRRLPSGCVIQDMPNGYSKVTWVEHAEYDESQIHELYRPLVSSGMGFGAQRWIATLQRQCECLAILMSSAVSPPEHSAITSSGRRSMLKLAQRMTNNFCAGVCASTVHKWNKLNAGNFGEDVRVMTRKSLDDPGEPPGIVLSAATSVWLPVSPQRLFDFLRDERLRSEWDILSNGGPMQEMAHIAKGQDHGNCVSLLRASAMNSNQSSMLILQETCTDASGSLVVYAPVDIPAMHLVMNGGDSAYVALLPSGFAVAPDGSGGRNDHNTVSQPGGGSLLTVAFQILVNSLPTAKLTVESVETVNNLISCTVQKIKAALQSEG; encoded by the exons ATGAGTTTTGGGGGGTTCCTTGAGAACAAACAAGGTGGTGGTGGTGCCAGAATGGTGGCTGAAATACCTTACAGCAACGGTTCTTcaaaccaccaccaccatcaccaccacatGGAAGCAGCAACAGCAGCGACAATAATGGCTTCTGGTGCAATCTCACATCCTCATTTGGCCAAATCCATGTTCAACAACTCACCTGCTCTCTCTCTAGCACTT CAAACAAATATGGATGGGCAAGGGGATGTGATGAACAATAATAACAGGTTGTTGGTgggtgataataataataataacaataataatactactaataataataattatgaggGAAACATGATGAGCAACAACAATGGTTTGAGAAGGAGCAGGGAAGAAGAGCATGAAAGCAGATCTGGGAGTGATAACATGGACGGTGCCTCAGGTGATGATGATCTTGATGCTGCcgacatcaacaacaacaaaccCAGGAAGAAGCGTTACCACCGACACACCCCTCAGCAAATTCAAGAACTTGAAGC GCTGTTCAAGGAGTGTCCTCACCCTGATGAGAAGCAAAGGCTTGAACTAAGCAAAAGGCTATGCTTGGAAACAAGGCAAGTGAAGTTTTGGTTCCAAAATAGAAGAACTCAAATGAAG ACACAATTGGAACGCCATGAGAACACATTACTCCGGCAAGAGAACGATAAGCTTAGAGCAGAAAACATGTCATTGAGGGAAGCAATGAGGAACCCCATTTGCACAAACTGTGGAGGACCAACCATGATTGGTGAAATCTCATTGGAAGAACAGCATCTACGAATCGAAAATGCGAGGTTAAAGGACGAGTTAGACCGGGTGTGCGCACtcgccggaaagttcttaggccgGCCCATTCCCTCAATTGCTCCTCATCCTCCATTACCAAACTCAAGCTTAGAGCTTGGAGTTGGAAATAACAATAACAGCAGCAATGGAGGCTTTGTTGTGGGTTCAACAATGCCATTAGGGCCTGATTTTGTTGGAAtgggcatttcatcaaacaccttagGGGTGTTATCACCAACACCACCAAGCAGGGGAATTGCGACAACAAATGGGATGAATTCTTCAAATACATCATCTGGGTATGAGAGATCAATGGTTTTGGAGCTTGCATTGGGTGCAATGGATGAGTTGGTGAAGATGGCACAAAGTGGAGAACCACTTTGGATAAGGGGAATGGAAATGGGAGGAAGGGAAGTGTTGAACCATGAAGAGTACAGTAGAACAGTGACACCTTGCATTGGTTTGAGACCCAATGGGTTTGTCTCTGAGGCTTCTAGGGAAACTGCCATTGTCATCATCAATAGCTTGCCTCTTGTTGACACTTTAATGGACTCA AATCGATGGTCAGAAATGTTCCCTTGTATGGTTGCAAGAACTTCTACAACAGAAGTGATATCTAGTGGAATAAATGGAACTAGAAACGGTGCACTTCAACTT ATGCAAGCTGAACTGCAAGTGCTTTCACCATTGGTTCCTGTTAGAGAGGTCAATTTTCTAAGATTTTGCAAACAACATGCAGAAGGGGTTTGGGCTGTGGTTGATGTGTCCATAGACACCATTAGAGAACCTTCTTCTGCTGCACCAACTTTTGTTAGCTGTAGAAGACTCCCTTCTGGTTGTGTTATACAAGACATGCCTAATGGTTACTCTAag GTGACATGGGTGGAGCATGCAGAATATGATGAAAGCCAAATCCACGAGCTGTATAGGCCATTGGTGAGTTCAGGAATGGGGTTTGGTGCACAACGTTGGATTGCAACTCTTCAACGCCAATGCGAGTGCCTAGCCATCTTAATGTCCTCTGCTGTTTCCCCTCCTGAACACTctg CAATAACATCGAGTGGAAGGCGTAGCATGCTGAAGCTGGCGCAACGCATGACCAACAACTTCTGTGCTGGTGTTTGTGCCTCAACGGTGCACAAATGGAACAAGCTCAACGCCGGCAACTTCGGCGAAGACGTGAGGGTGATGACAAGGAAGAGCCTTGATGATCCCGGGGAGCCTCCTGGGATCGTCCTGAGCGCAGCCACATCAGTGTGGCTGCCAGTCTCGCCCCAGAGGCTCTTTGATTTCCTCCGCGACGAGAGGCTGAGGAGCGAGTGGGACATACTTTCCAATGGCGGACCCATGCAGGAGATGGCTCACATTGCCAAGGGACAAGACCATGGCAACTGTGTTTCACTACTACGAGCCAGT gcTATGAATTCAAATCAGAGTAGCATGTTGATATTGCAAGAGACATGCACAGACGCGTCTGGGTCGCTTGTAGTGTACGCGCCAGTGGACATTCCAGCCATGCATTTGGTCATGAATGGCGGTGACTCGGCTTACGTGGCGCTTCTGCCATCTGGATTCGCCGTTGCACCTGACGGATCTGGTGGCAGAAATGACCACAATACCGTGTCACAACCCGGAGGTGGGTCACTTCTCACGGTGGCGTTTCAGATACTCGTGAACAGCCTCCCTACGGCGAAACTCACGGTGGAGTCGGTGGAGACGGTGAACAACCTCATCTCATGTACGGTTCAGAAGATAAAAGCGGCACTTCAATCCGAGGGTTGA
- the LOC112744017 gene encoding homeobox-leucine zipper protein ANTHOCYANINLESS 2 isoform X1: MSFGGFLENKQGGGGARMVAEIPYSNGSSNHHHHHHHMEAATAATIMASGAISHPHLAKSMFNNSPALSLALQQTNMDGQGDVMNNNNRLLVGDNNNNNNNNTTNNNNYEGNMMSNNNGLRRSREEEHESRSGSDNMDGASGDDDLDAADINNNKPRKKRYHRHTPQQIQELEALFKECPHPDEKQRLELSKRLCLETRQVKFWFQNRRTQMKTQLERHENTLLRQENDKLRAENMSLREAMRNPICTNCGGPTMIGEISLEEQHLRIENARLKDELDRVCALAGKFLGRPIPSIAPHPPLPNSSLELGVGNNNNSSNGGFVVGSTMPLGPDFVGMGISSNTLGVLSPTPPSRGIATTNGMNSSNTSSGYERSMVLELALGAMDELVKMAQSGEPLWIRGMEMGGREVLNHEEYSRTVTPCIGLRPNGFVSEASRETAIVIINSLPLVDTLMDSNRWSEMFPCMVARTSTTEVISSGINGTRNGALQLMQAELQVLSPLVPVREVNFLRFCKQHAEGVWAVVDVSIDTIREPSSAAPTFVSCRRLPSGCVIQDMPNGYSKVTWVEHAEYDESQIHELYRPLVSSGMGFGAQRWIATLQRQCECLAILMSSAVSPPEHSAITSSGRRSMLKLAQRMTNNFCAGVCASTVHKWNKLNAGNFGEDVRVMTRKSLDDPGEPPGIVLSAATSVWLPVSPQRLFDFLRDERLRSEWDILSNGGPMQEMAHIAKGQDHGNCVSLLRASAMNSNQSSMLILQETCTDASGSLVVYAPVDIPAMHLVMNGGDSAYVALLPSGFAVAPDGSGGRNDHNTVSQPGGGSLLTVAFQILVNSLPTAKLTVESVETVNNLISCTVQKIKAALQSEG; this comes from the exons ATGAGTTTTGGGGGGTTCCTTGAGAACAAACAAGGTGGTGGTGGTGCCAGAATGGTGGCTGAAATACCTTACAGCAACGGTTCTTcaaaccaccaccaccatcaccaccacatGGAAGCAGCAACAGCAGCGACAATAATGGCTTCTGGTGCAATCTCACATCCTCATTTGGCCAAATCCATGTTCAACAACTCACCTGCTCTCTCTCTAGCACTT caGCAAACAAATATGGATGGGCAAGGGGATGTGATGAACAATAATAACAGGTTGTTGGTgggtgataataataataataacaataataatactactaataataataattatgaggGAAACATGATGAGCAACAACAATGGTTTGAGAAGGAGCAGGGAAGAAGAGCATGAAAGCAGATCTGGGAGTGATAACATGGACGGTGCCTCAGGTGATGATGATCTTGATGCTGCcgacatcaacaacaacaaaccCAGGAAGAAGCGTTACCACCGACACACCCCTCAGCAAATTCAAGAACTTGAAGC GCTGTTCAAGGAGTGTCCTCACCCTGATGAGAAGCAAAGGCTTGAACTAAGCAAAAGGCTATGCTTGGAAACAAGGCAAGTGAAGTTTTGGTTCCAAAATAGAAGAACTCAAATGAAG ACACAATTGGAACGCCATGAGAACACATTACTCCGGCAAGAGAACGATAAGCTTAGAGCAGAAAACATGTCATTGAGGGAAGCAATGAGGAACCCCATTTGCACAAACTGTGGAGGACCAACCATGATTGGTGAAATCTCATTGGAAGAACAGCATCTACGAATCGAAAATGCGAGGTTAAAGGACGAGTTAGACCGGGTGTGCGCACtcgccggaaagttcttaggccgGCCCATTCCCTCAATTGCTCCTCATCCTCCATTACCAAACTCAAGCTTAGAGCTTGGAGTTGGAAATAACAATAACAGCAGCAATGGAGGCTTTGTTGTGGGTTCAACAATGCCATTAGGGCCTGATTTTGTTGGAAtgggcatttcatcaaacaccttagGGGTGTTATCACCAACACCACCAAGCAGGGGAATTGCGACAACAAATGGGATGAATTCTTCAAATACATCATCTGGGTATGAGAGATCAATGGTTTTGGAGCTTGCATTGGGTGCAATGGATGAGTTGGTGAAGATGGCACAAAGTGGAGAACCACTTTGGATAAGGGGAATGGAAATGGGAGGAAGGGAAGTGTTGAACCATGAAGAGTACAGTAGAACAGTGACACCTTGCATTGGTTTGAGACCCAATGGGTTTGTCTCTGAGGCTTCTAGGGAAACTGCCATTGTCATCATCAATAGCTTGCCTCTTGTTGACACTTTAATGGACTCA AATCGATGGTCAGAAATGTTCCCTTGTATGGTTGCAAGAACTTCTACAACAGAAGTGATATCTAGTGGAATAAATGGAACTAGAAACGGTGCACTTCAACTT ATGCAAGCTGAACTGCAAGTGCTTTCACCATTGGTTCCTGTTAGAGAGGTCAATTTTCTAAGATTTTGCAAACAACATGCAGAAGGGGTTTGGGCTGTGGTTGATGTGTCCATAGACACCATTAGAGAACCTTCTTCTGCTGCACCAACTTTTGTTAGCTGTAGAAGACTCCCTTCTGGTTGTGTTATACAAGACATGCCTAATGGTTACTCTAag GTGACATGGGTGGAGCATGCAGAATATGATGAAAGCCAAATCCACGAGCTGTATAGGCCATTGGTGAGTTCAGGAATGGGGTTTGGTGCACAACGTTGGATTGCAACTCTTCAACGCCAATGCGAGTGCCTAGCCATCTTAATGTCCTCTGCTGTTTCCCCTCCTGAACACTctg CAATAACATCGAGTGGAAGGCGTAGCATGCTGAAGCTGGCGCAACGCATGACCAACAACTTCTGTGCTGGTGTTTGTGCCTCAACGGTGCACAAATGGAACAAGCTCAACGCCGGCAACTTCGGCGAAGACGTGAGGGTGATGACAAGGAAGAGCCTTGATGATCCCGGGGAGCCTCCTGGGATCGTCCTGAGCGCAGCCACATCAGTGTGGCTGCCAGTCTCGCCCCAGAGGCTCTTTGATTTCCTCCGCGACGAGAGGCTGAGGAGCGAGTGGGACATACTTTCCAATGGCGGACCCATGCAGGAGATGGCTCACATTGCCAAGGGACAAGACCATGGCAACTGTGTTTCACTACTACGAGCCAGT gcTATGAATTCAAATCAGAGTAGCATGTTGATATTGCAAGAGACATGCACAGACGCGTCTGGGTCGCTTGTAGTGTACGCGCCAGTGGACATTCCAGCCATGCATTTGGTCATGAATGGCGGTGACTCGGCTTACGTGGCGCTTCTGCCATCTGGATTCGCCGTTGCACCTGACGGATCTGGTGGCAGAAATGACCACAATACCGTGTCACAACCCGGAGGTGGGTCACTTCTCACGGTGGCGTTTCAGATACTCGTGAACAGCCTCCCTACGGCGAAACTCACGGTGGAGTCGGTGGAGACGGTGAACAACCTCATCTCATGTACGGTTCAGAAGATAAAAGCGGCACTTCAATCCGAGGGTTGA